One Prosthecobacter dejongeii DNA window includes the following coding sequences:
- a CDS encoding superoxide dismutase, with product MAHTLPALPYDKTALEPHIDAATMEIHHGRHHNAYVTNLNNAIAGKADLEALSIEDLCKKISSVPADIQAAVRNNGGGHFNHSLFWNIMGPNAGGAPTGELAEAINAAFGSFDAFKEAFAKAGATRFGSGWAWLVVKDGKVAVTSTPNQDNPLMDGSGTPILGCDVWEHAYYLKYQNKRPDYITAWWNVVNWTAVADLFAKAK from the coding sequence ATGGCTCATACACTGCCCGCACTCCCCTACGACAAGACGGCACTCGAACCACACATTGACGCTGCTACTATGGAGATCCATCATGGTCGCCATCACAACGCCTATGTGACCAATTTGAACAACGCCATCGCTGGCAAGGCTGATCTTGAGGCTCTTTCGATCGAAGATCTGTGCAAGAAAATCAGCAGCGTGCCTGCTGACATCCAGGCTGCCGTTCGCAACAATGGCGGTGGTCATTTCAACCACAGCCTGTTCTGGAATATCATGGGCCCGAACGCTGGTGGAGCCCCGACGGGTGAGTTGGCAGAGGCCATCAATGCCGCTTTCGGAAGTTTTGATGCCTTCAAAGAAGCCTTCGCAAAGGCAGGTGCCACTCGTTTCGGCTCCGGCTGGGCATGGCTGGTGGTGAAAGATGGCAAAGTGGCCGTGACCTCCACCCCGAACCAGGATAACCCCCTTATGGATGGTAGCGGCACCCCGATCCTGGGTTGCGACGTCTGGGAGCACGCCTACTACCTGAAGTATCAGAACAAGCGCCCTGACTACATCACTGCCTGGTGGAATGTGGTGAACTGGACGGCGGTGGCGGATCTTTTTGCCAAGGCCAAGTAA
- a CDS encoding PQQ-like beta-propeller repeat protein, giving the protein MRFVLPFLFAATLHAENWPQWRGPRLDGTSLDRGFPTELTEKTLAWKAELPGEGHASPIVWGDRIFTVASLPEEQVRVLLCLDRATGKVQWQKEVLKTGLEGKHRLNSHASSTPATDGEKVFTAFLDQTEVVISAHDFSGKQVWQVRPGTFASKHGFCSSPILFEDKVIVNCDHDGPGYMVALSRADGRELWRIQRPNQTRSYCVPLIREMAGRTQMVLTGSKCVTSYDPRDGRLLWMMDGPTEQFVASPVFDEKSGLLLLSGGFPEHHILAIRPDGAGDVTNTHIEWRTNKGVSYVPSPICEKGWLLIVSDSGIGHCFDAETGEIVWEERMKEHHASLVSAERHVYFINDFGLLRTVKPGTKYELLAESELDEKVYASPAMSEGQIFVRGSKHLFCIGKRTAATAAR; this is encoded by the coding sequence ATGCGTTTTGTTTTGCCCTTCCTGTTTGCTGCCACGCTCCATGCTGAGAACTGGCCGCAGTGGCGAGGACCGCGCCTGGATGGCACGAGCCTGGACCGGGGCTTTCCCACGGAGCTGACAGAAAAGACGCTGGCCTGGAAGGCGGAACTCCCTGGGGAGGGCCATGCCTCACCCATCGTGTGGGGGGACCGTATTTTTACTGTGGCCTCCCTGCCGGAGGAGCAGGTGCGTGTGCTGCTGTGCCTGGACCGCGCTACGGGCAAGGTGCAGTGGCAAAAGGAGGTACTGAAAACAGGCCTGGAAGGGAAGCATCGTCTGAACAGCCACGCCTCCAGCACGCCAGCGACCGATGGCGAGAAGGTATTCACCGCGTTCCTAGACCAAACGGAGGTGGTTATCAGTGCCCATGACTTTAGTGGCAAGCAGGTGTGGCAGGTGCGGCCGGGCACGTTCGCTAGCAAGCATGGCTTTTGCTCCAGCCCCATTCTGTTTGAGGACAAAGTGATCGTGAACTGCGACCACGATGGTCCAGGCTACATGGTGGCTCTGTCCCGTGCTGATGGGCGCGAGCTGTGGCGTATCCAGCGGCCCAACCAGACGCGCAGCTACTGCGTGCCACTGATTCGTGAGATGGCTGGGCGCACCCAGATGGTCCTGACGGGCAGCAAGTGCGTGACCAGTTATGATCCACGCGATGGCCGCCTGCTGTGGATGATGGACGGGCCGACCGAGCAGTTTGTGGCCTCGCCTGTCTTTGATGAAAAGTCGGGCCTGTTACTGCTGAGTGGCGGTTTTCCTGAGCACCACATCCTGGCGATCCGCCCTGATGGCGCGGGGGATGTGACGAATACCCACATCGAATGGCGCACGAACAAGGGCGTTTCGTATGTGCCCAGCCCTATCTGCGAAAAGGGTTGGCTGCTCATCGTTAGCGATTCCGGCATCGGTCACTGCTTTGATGCGGAGACGGGCGAGATCGTGTGGGAAGAACGGATGAAGGAGCACCACGCCTCCCTGGTAAGTGCCGAAAGGCATGTCTATTTCATCAATGACTTCGGTCTGCTGCGTACCGTGAAGCCGGGCACGAAGTATGAACTGCTGGCTGAAAGCGAACTGGATGAAAAGGTGTATGCCTCCCCCGCCATGAGCGAGGGGCAGATTTTTGTCCGGGGTAGCAAGCACCTCTTCTGCATCGGCAAACGCACAGCCGCGACAGCAGCGCGGTGA
- a CDS encoding beta-eliminating lyase-related protein, whose amino-acid sequence MSTAAAKYHFASDNTSGICPEAWQAMAEANAGYQPSYGADAITAAACESFRQFFETDCEVFFVFNGTSANSLSLASLCQSYHSVICSDVAHVETDECGAPEFFSNGSKLLLAKSSLGKLDPTDVERLITHRTDLHYPRPRALSLSQSTELGSTYRPGEIAGLCQVAKQHGVHVHMDGARFFNALAALGCKPADITWKAGVDVLCCGGTKLGMAVTEAVVFFNRDLARDFEYRCKQAGQLCSKMRFISAQWLRILSDDTWRKHANSANHLARKLADGLGHLPGVQILYPVDANAVFARLPESIKTGLKERGWIFYSFIGGGSRLMCSWATTEADVQAFLADAQACL is encoded by the coding sequence GTGAGCACGGCCGCCGCCAAATACCACTTCGCTTCAGACAATACCTCCGGCATCTGCCCGGAGGCCTGGCAGGCTATGGCGGAGGCCAATGCGGGCTACCAGCCCAGCTACGGGGCCGATGCCATCACAGCCGCCGCATGCGAAAGCTTCCGTCAGTTTTTCGAGACTGACTGCGAAGTGTTCTTTGTCTTCAATGGCACCTCGGCCAATTCCCTCTCTCTCGCCAGCCTGTGCCAGAGCTACCACAGCGTGATCTGCAGCGATGTAGCCCACGTGGAGACCGATGAATGCGGCGCACCCGAGTTCTTTTCCAATGGCTCAAAGCTGCTGCTGGCGAAAAGTTCGTTAGGCAAGCTGGACCCTACAGATGTCGAACGCCTCATCACCCATCGCACGGACCTGCACTATCCCCGCCCTAGAGCTTTGAGCCTCAGCCAAAGCACCGAACTGGGCAGCACCTACCGCCCTGGTGAAATCGCCGGGCTCTGTCAGGTGGCGAAACAGCATGGCGTGCACGTGCACATGGATGGAGCGCGTTTTTTCAATGCCCTCGCCGCCCTGGGCTGCAAGCCCGCAGACATCACCTGGAAGGCCGGAGTGGATGTGCTGTGCTGTGGCGGAACGAAGCTAGGCATGGCCGTTACAGAAGCCGTCGTCTTCTTCAACCGCGACCTCGCCCGCGACTTTGAATACCGCTGCAAACAGGCCGGGCAGCTTTGTTCCAAAATGCGCTTCATCTCTGCCCAGTGGCTACGCATCCTCAGCGATGACACTTGGCGCAAGCACGCCAACAGCGCCAATCACCTGGCCCGCAAACTTGCCGATGGCCTCGGCCACCTGCCCGGGGTGCAGATCCTTTACCCCGTGGATGCCAATGCCGTCTTTGCCCGCCTTCCTGAGTCCATCAAAACCGGGCTGAAGGAGCGCGGCTGGATCTTTTACAGCTTCATCGGTGGTGGCTCCCGCCTCATGTGCTCCTGGGCCACCACCGAGGCCGATGTGCAGGCCTTCCTGGCCGATGCCCAGGCCTGCCTGTGA
- a CDS encoding Dabb family protein, giving the protein MKLLFLTLATTVLLMTSAAAEAPYRHVVFFKFKDTATPEQVQTIEKAFIELAKKIDTVEAFEWGTNVSPENLNDGFTHCFFVTFANKAGLETYLPHPSHQSFVAQLKPILDKVCVLDYVAK; this is encoded by the coding sequence ATGAAACTCTTGTTCCTCACCCTCGCCACTACCGTTCTCCTCATGACCTCCGCCGCCGCTGAAGCTCCCTACCGCCACGTCGTTTTCTTCAAATTCAAGGACACCGCCACGCCTGAGCAGGTGCAAACCATCGAAAAAGCCTTCATCGAACTGGCCAAAAAGATTGATACCGTAGAGGCCTTCGAGTGGGGCACCAATGTGAGCCCGGAGAACCTTAACGACGGCTTCACCCACTGTTTCTTCGTCACCTTCGCCAACAAAGCCGGACTGGAAACCTACCTCCCCCACCCATCCCACCAGAGCTTTGTCGCCCAGCTCAAGCCGATCCTGGATAAGGTCTGTGTGCTCGACTACGTGGCCAAGTAA
- a CDS encoding ABC-F family ATP-binding cassette domain-containing protein: MPPPTAALLSANELALSYGNQRLLEEVTLAVAAGEKVGLVGRNGCGKTSLLKILAGVERPDSGELSLRRGLRMGYLPQEFELDMNGTVLENIQAGAADLVSWITRYEAGDGSDAELAEMLHQIEAADGWNLDARIRATATALSAPPMEAIVAPLSGGEKRRVALCRALVAQPDLLLLDEPTNHLDADSIRWLEDCLRGFPGATIFVTHDRYFLDVIATRVIELSDGRCYSHPGNYTAFLESKAARQQIAEQAERRRQRFLRTELEWVRAGVKARGTKQRSRLDAFYAIEGQEAPPEEREMDLLLPPPAEMGDIAVNLENVGGKVDQDNGDVRWLFKNLDVVFRPGQCTGIVGRNGAGKTTLLRICMGQREPDIGKATVGKKVVFNYIDQTRMQLMGDGTVLAEVADQDDVVFFGQQRMSARAYLRRFLFSDDRTNERVDRLSGGERARLMLAKVLKRGGNVIVLDEPTNDLDLQSLRILEEALSNFGGSSIVVSHDRYFLDRVCDQIIAFEENGVHVQVGNYSYYLEKRKEREARGKLWSAPVKAEKPAAAKSQVKPRKLSFKEVRELEEIEGVILEAEGKVETLDTTLNDPSFYVTRSTEAEGLMAELDKAKAHVAQLYARWEELEAVKAASEAV; encoded by the coding sequence ATGCCCCCGCCGACTGCTGCCCTCCTTTCCGCCAATGAACTGGCCCTTTCCTATGGCAATCAACGCCTGCTGGAAGAGGTGACGCTGGCGGTGGCCGCCGGTGAGAAAGTAGGCCTGGTAGGTCGCAATGGCTGTGGCAAGACCAGCCTGCTGAAGATCCTGGCTGGGGTGGAGCGTCCCGATTCGGGTGAGCTCTCCCTCCGCCGTGGCTTACGCATGGGCTACCTACCGCAGGAGTTTGAGCTGGACATGAACGGCACGGTTTTGGAAAACATCCAGGCCGGTGCGGCGGATTTGGTAAGCTGGATCACCCGCTACGAAGCCGGGGACGGCAGCGATGCTGAGCTAGCGGAAATGCTGCACCAGATCGAGGCGGCGGATGGCTGGAACCTGGACGCGCGCATCCGTGCCACAGCCACGGCTTTGTCTGCCCCGCCCATGGAGGCCATCGTGGCGCCGCTTTCCGGGGGTGAAAAACGCCGCGTGGCCCTGTGTCGCGCCCTGGTGGCGCAGCCGGACCTGCTGCTGTTGGATGAGCCGACCAACCATCTGGATGCCGACTCCATCCGCTGGCTGGAGGACTGCCTGCGCGGTTTCCCTGGAGCCACCATTTTCGTCACGCATGACCGCTATTTCCTCGATGTCATCGCCACGCGGGTGATTGAGCTTTCCGATGGACGTTGCTACTCGCATCCAGGGAACTACACGGCCTTTTTGGAGAGCAAAGCGGCCCGTCAGCAGATCGCCGAACAGGCGGAACGCCGCCGCCAGCGCTTCCTGCGTACGGAGCTGGAATGGGTGCGTGCCGGGGTGAAGGCACGTGGGACCAAGCAGCGCAGCCGACTGGATGCCTTTTACGCCATTGAGGGCCAGGAAGCCCCGCCTGAAGAGCGCGAGATGGACCTGCTGCTGCCGCCACCCGCGGAGATGGGGGACATCGCCGTGAACCTGGAAAACGTGGGCGGCAAGGTAGACCAAGACAACGGCGACGTGCGCTGGCTGTTCAAGAATCTGGATGTGGTCTTTCGCCCTGGCCAGTGCACGGGCATCGTGGGCCGCAATGGCGCAGGCAAGACCACGCTGCTGCGCATCTGCATGGGTCAGCGGGAGCCGGACATCGGCAAAGCCACGGTGGGCAAGAAAGTGGTGTTCAACTACATCGACCAGACGCGCATGCAGCTCATGGGGGATGGTACCGTTTTGGCCGAGGTGGCCGATCAAGATGACGTGGTCTTCTTTGGCCAACAGCGCATGAGCGCCCGCGCCTACCTGCGGCGTTTCCTTTTCAGCGATGACCGCACCAATGAACGCGTGGACCGCCTGTCCGGTGGCGAGCGTGCCCGCCTCATGCTGGCGAAGGTGCTGAAGCGCGGCGGCAACGTCATCGTGCTGGATGAGCCGACGAACGACCTGGACCTGCAAAGCTTGCGCATCCTTGAAGAGGCGCTGAGCAACTTTGGCGGCAGCTCCATCGTGGTCAGCCATGACCGCTATTTTCTGGACCGCGTGTGCGACCAGATCATCGCTTTTGAAGAAAACGGCGTGCATGTGCAGGTGGGCAACTACAGCTACTACCTGGAGAAGCGTAAAGAACGCGAAGCCAGGGGCAAACTGTGGAGCGCGCCAGTGAAAGCGGAGAAACCTGCTGCGGCGAAGAGCCAGGTGAAGCCACGCAAACTCAGCTTCAAAGAAGTGCGCGAGCTGGAGGAGATCGAAGGCGTGATCCTGGAAGCCGAAGGCAAGGTGGAAACACTCGATACCACGCTGAATGATCCATCGTTTTACGTCACTCGCTCCACCGAAGCAGAAGGACTGATGGCCGAATTGGACAAGGCAAAGGCCCACGTCGCCCAACTCTATGCCCGCTGGGAAGAACTGGAAGCCGTAAAGGCAGCGAGCGAGGCGGTGTGA
- a CDS encoding ATP-binding protein, whose protein sequence is MSATLLTPDRPWLGLASYQEQHRPYFFGRRQEENELFERVKRHRLTVLYGPSGLGKTSLLQAGLYPRLAAENWLPIRVRLTFPERSENNVEAEPQTLLIQILAHLADALIAAGSESGKRLQDTLAKAGAPGFTLPSLWEIWHDSSWGLRDPDAPRPVFLFDQFEEIFTLGEDEARARNATLILRDALADLIEDRPSPDLDRRLSEDAAMVGRFDFTADSARVVLVLREEYLARLERWRKIIPSLLRNRQELRLLDGPRALEAVTGPARIGRAPGHPGLVTNEVGAAIVRAVSNVSEDTPLEDIEAVPPLLSLLCRELNERRLSDAQDVLDPASAVIDLDLVRGSRSEILNRFYTDCFADLPDDVRIILEEDLLSPGGYRESPSYDSLAVRLKQHGIDEHDRVLAILVERRLITAEERNGHRRVELTHDVLAPIVRASRDEREQHEEKLAAEKRALESEQAQKKAEDEKLKAQRSEALLRRRYFHSIVFAACASVLFLVTVYFYSLSTSARKAADNEKNKAIVASDQLNLMRQNALQLAKSQAIGKTGLEAISAWAVAVQIKPDDDEAFVQLLDATLDTPFTLPARLWTGGTVPSFKSMLERKVTVDADQRHFAVISNGVAVIRNTDHLAAEAVTFPIPAEFHSAIFRLGKQGRRLVALQITNKNQTIDAAAPPVGERSQYGDSATTRMWIADYENGNPVPHTRTFDLDLKIRKPVNALGEANVQLSPTGKWLVAANTEIGSFIIDENGQILPPLDLPPIPSDIQQAVFHPTDAMLVVKTPYQRCMLWQPDISDWKWIESPPSSASPSLKAQVAAPQPSVDDNGPSKTGYPPPNSSEQPIPAAQYPSPQQLAQAYYQQHQAYQAYQQQQAVQAYYSQYRAYQAYQQQAVLAYSQQLQTIPSYDTETQQQAQFSPDGEWLIKTSNSQKLRFWNSIDLLNLPASNYELNLTTPFFSSSPGLPSTMAWVFPHRSKDDNNILHRSSVIFGESQSNIPGAWLTQFYSSGSARTLASVLNLEQRFCEVDQTRRWALLSSAVVRDLAGPSKLDYSSTSLGAEDYIRPDYDIATGYFVNREGISYLRQISNIGIVAEFALEPNRRLYPELISLGKGQRTGWLTSNGQCLMVLDEVNNTIHATDIATGQPLPNLQTITLDQNYQPVTICHQRWFVASTSGEILTVRVWDLQTGKAHSPAVSLPDDAVGDLNSKTLGLDSSGDFIYCIFGKSGDDETTLYRWKIAEGTSWEPVKHLPPEEDMDLGQCMAIIKSTGDKPAFSLFNLTTQTKVPLPLSNDLDASSGPHLRFHLSSDHQRLTCVSSHQSGFLNITVCILKNNKWEASPAQTVVDTVGLDQLSAITVSDDGKYLAIHDTAELCVWRLGNNPSYRTPLPKLSWVKTWAKDQFSGMAFIPGSSRLSISTSELIRTVDVKEWDFNTTPEERKAFVEAVTSFHTSNALVKNAELASDFVSPGNEVWNRYGPGNSQSEIKAGSKLAGILAWLLNREKRLPNPFAKQDLRELAQVAGESDKLNILEQILQVAPSDPTVLAKWQDLNRPKTIYPSLIRFDGRYASASASLPMQVTMAINAANHIQGKPYVRGAGHTNIEDRAYDSSSSVSYTLIKAGLLKSPITSAGFAKYGQAGEGRFITVWVKPGEHVFMTVCGLRLDTSGDSASEGPRWRTQSRSYEGFTPRHPFGF, encoded by the coding sequence ATGAGTGCCACCTTACTGACCCCGGATCGTCCCTGGCTTGGCCTCGCCTCCTATCAGGAGCAGCACCGGCCTTATTTCTTCGGCAGGCGGCAGGAAGAAAATGAGCTTTTTGAACGGGTCAAAAGGCACCGCCTCACGGTTCTCTATGGTCCGTCGGGCCTCGGCAAGACCTCCCTGCTGCAGGCGGGTCTTTACCCGCGTCTGGCCGCTGAAAACTGGCTGCCCATCAGGGTTCGTCTCACGTTTCCTGAACGCTCAGAAAACAACGTCGAGGCAGAACCTCAAACACTCCTCATCCAGATTCTCGCTCACCTTGCAGATGCGTTGATCGCGGCGGGAAGCGAGTCTGGGAAAAGATTGCAGGACACTCTCGCCAAGGCGGGCGCGCCCGGTTTTACTCTCCCCAGCCTCTGGGAAATCTGGCATGACAGCAGTTGGGGACTCCGGGATCCTGACGCCCCGAGGCCGGTTTTTCTCTTTGATCAGTTTGAGGAGATCTTCACTCTCGGTGAAGACGAGGCCCGTGCCCGCAATGCTACATTGATCCTCCGGGATGCACTGGCAGATCTGATCGAGGACCGCCCGTCACCCGATCTGGACCGCAGGCTGAGCGAAGACGCAGCCATGGTGGGACGCTTTGACTTCACGGCAGACAGTGCCCGTGTGGTCCTGGTATTGCGCGAAGAATATCTGGCCCGATTGGAGCGCTGGAGAAAAATCATCCCGAGTCTTCTGCGTAACCGCCAGGAACTCCGGCTTCTCGACGGTCCCCGTGCCTTGGAAGCCGTCACAGGCCCGGCTCGCATCGGCCGTGCACCAGGCCATCCCGGCCTTGTCACCAATGAAGTGGGTGCGGCCATTGTTCGAGCCGTGTCGAATGTTTCCGAAGACACGCCGTTGGAAGACATCGAAGCCGTGCCCCCGCTCTTGAGCCTGCTGTGCCGCGAGCTTAACGAACGGCGCCTGTCGGATGCCCAGGATGTCCTCGATCCCGCCAGCGCGGTGATTGATCTGGATCTTGTCCGGGGTAGCCGCAGCGAAATCCTCAACCGCTTCTACACCGATTGTTTTGCTGATCTGCCAGATGATGTTCGCATCATCCTGGAGGAAGACCTTCTGTCTCCCGGTGGCTACCGGGAAAGTCCCAGTTATGACAGCCTGGCCGTGCGGCTGAAACAACATGGTATTGATGAGCATGACAGAGTGCTCGCCATTCTTGTCGAACGCCGTTTGATTACCGCTGAAGAACGCAACGGCCATCGGCGGGTCGAACTGACTCACGACGTCCTTGCGCCCATTGTCAGAGCCAGCCGTGACGAACGGGAGCAACATGAAGAAAAGCTGGCCGCTGAAAAACGTGCTCTAGAGTCCGAACAGGCACAAAAAAAGGCGGAGGATGAAAAGCTTAAAGCCCAGCGCAGCGAAGCACTGCTGCGCCGCCGCTACTTTCACAGCATCGTCTTCGCCGCCTGTGCCTCGGTGCTTTTCCTCGTCACCGTTTACTTTTACAGCCTCTCGACAAGTGCACGCAAGGCAGCAGACAACGAAAAAAACAAAGCCATCGTCGCCAGTGACCAATTGAACCTCATGCGGCAAAATGCGCTCCAACTGGCCAAATCCCAAGCCATTGGGAAAACAGGCCTGGAAGCCATTTCAGCCTGGGCTGTGGCCGTCCAGATCAAACCAGATGATGATGAGGCTTTCGTCCAGTTGCTGGATGCTACACTGGACACCCCATTTACCCTTCCTGCACGCCTTTGGACCGGAGGCACGGTGCCCTCATTCAAGAGCATGCTGGAAAGAAAAGTTACGGTAGATGCTGACCAGCGGCATTTTGCGGTCATCAGCAACGGCGTTGCTGTGATCCGGAACACGGATCACCTAGCAGCTGAGGCTGTCACATTTCCCATTCCCGCAGAATTTCATTCAGCCATCTTCAGACTCGGAAAACAGGGACGCAGACTCGTCGCCTTGCAGATAACAAATAAAAATCAGACAATCGATGCCGCAGCGCCTCCTGTCGGGGAGAGATCCCAGTACGGAGACTCCGCAACCACGAGAATGTGGATCGCCGATTATGAAAACGGCAATCCGGTGCCGCATACCCGGACCTTCGATCTGGATCTGAAAATAAGAAAACCCGTCAACGCACTTGGAGAAGCCAATGTGCAATTGAGCCCCACAGGTAAATGGCTGGTCGCGGCCAACACGGAAATCGGCTCTTTCATCATCGATGAAAACGGCCAGATTCTCCCCCCGTTAGATTTGCCCCCAATTCCATCCGACATACAGCAGGCCGTTTTTCACCCGACCGATGCTATGCTGGTGGTGAAAACCCCGTATCAACGCTGCATGCTTTGGCAGCCGGATATAAGCGATTGGAAATGGATCGAATCGCCTCCTTCCTCCGCATCCCCCTCTTTAAAAGCCCAAGTCGCAGCCCCACAACCAAGTGTGGACGACAACGGCCCCAGCAAGACCGGTTATCCGCCTCCAAATTCCAGCGAGCAGCCAATACCGGCCGCCCAGTATCCGTCGCCGCAACAGTTGGCACAAGCCTATTACCAACAGCATCAGGCTTACCAGGCCTACCAGCAGCAACAAGCAGTACAGGCCTATTACTCACAATATCGGGCTTACCAAGCCTACCAACAACAAGCAGTACTGGCTTACTCACAGCAACTACAGACCATACCATCATATGACACAGAAACCCAACAACAGGCCCAATTCAGCCCTGATGGCGAGTGGCTGATAAAAACATCCAATAGCCAAAAGCTGCGTTTCTGGAACTCCATAGATTTACTGAATCTTCCAGCATCCAACTACGAGCTGAATCTGACGACACCGTTCTTCTCCAGTTCCCCCGGTCTGCCTTCAACAATGGCATGGGTGTTCCCACACCGTTCAAAAGATGACAACAACATCCTTCATCGGAGTTCCGTCATTTTTGGTGAAAGCCAGTCCAACATCCCAGGAGCCTGGCTGACACAGTTCTATTCATCCGGCAGTGCCAGGACGCTGGCCAGTGTCTTGAATCTTGAACAACGATTCTGCGAAGTTGACCAGACCCGGCGTTGGGCACTGCTTTCATCTGCGGTGGTCAGAGATTTGGCCGGTCCTTCAAAGCTGGATTATTCATCCACCAGCCTGGGTGCAGAAGATTACATTCGGCCGGATTATGACATTGCGACAGGGTACTTCGTCAACAGAGAGGGGATTTCTTACCTCAGGCAAATCAGCAACATTGGAATCGTCGCCGAATTCGCATTGGAACCAAACAGACGGCTATATCCTGAACTGATATCCCTGGGTAAGGGGCAGCGCACCGGGTGGCTGACCAGCAACGGCCAATGCCTCATGGTTTTGGATGAGGTCAACAACACCATCCACGCCACCGATATTGCCACCGGGCAGCCTCTGCCCAATCTGCAAACCATTACTCTCGACCAGAACTACCAGCCTGTTACTATTTGTCATCAGCGATGGTTTGTTGCCTCCACCAGTGGCGAGATTCTCACTGTACGGGTTTGGGATCTGCAGACGGGCAAGGCCCATTCCCCCGCTGTGTCCCTTCCGGATGATGCTGTCGGAGATTTGAATTCGAAGACTCTTGGCCTGGATTCATCAGGAGATTTTATTTACTGCATCTTCGGGAAATCGGGAGATGACGAGACGACGCTGTACAGATGGAAAATCGCTGAAGGCACTTCCTGGGAACCGGTCAAACATCTCCCCCCGGAGGAAGACATGGATTTGGGCCAGTGTATGGCCATCATCAAATCCACCGGCGACAAACCGGCTTTTTCACTTTTTAACCTGACCACTCAAACAAAAGTCCCTCTGCCACTGTCCAACGATCTCGACGCCTCTTCAGGCCCCCACCTGCGTTTTCATCTGAGCAGCGACCACCAACGCCTGACCTGCGTCTCCTCCCACCAGTCAGGCTTCTTAAACATCACGGTCTGCATCCTGAAGAACAATAAGTGGGAGGCATCCCCTGCACAAACCGTTGTCGACACCGTAGGCTTGGATCAACTTTCAGCCATCACCGTGAGTGATGATGGCAAATATCTGGCTATACACGATACGGCAGAACTATGCGTCTGGAGGTTGGGAAACAATCCCTCATACCGGACACCTTTGCCCAAGCTAAGCTGGGTGAAAACTTGGGCGAAAGATCAGTTTTCTGGCATGGCCTTCATTCCAGGCAGTTCCCGACTGAGCATCTCCACTTCAGAACTTATCCGGACTGTGGATGTCAAAGAATGGGACTTCAATACAACCCCTGAAGAACGGAAGGCCTTTGTCGAAGCGGTTACAAGCTTCCACACATCAAACGCATTGGTAAAAAATGCCGAATTGGCCTCAGACTTTGTCAGTCCAGGGAATGAAGTCTGGAACCGATATGGTCCCGGAAACAGCCAGAGTGAAATCAAGGCAGGCAGCAAACTGGCTGGCATCCTGGCCTGGCTGCTTAATCGAGAAAAGCGGCTTCCAAATCCTTTTGCAAAACAGGATCTCCGTGAACTGGCCCAAGTGGCCGGAGAATCCGATAAACTGAATATCCTGGAGCAGATTCTTCAAGTTGCCCCCTCCGATCCCACAGTCCTGGCAAAGTGGCAGGATTTGAACAGGCCCAAGACGATCTATCCATCGCTAATTCGCTTTGACGGTCGCTACGCATCCGCTTCAGCCTCACTGCCAATGCAAGTTACAATGGCCATCAATGCGGCCAACCACATTCAAGGAAAGCCGTATGTCCGAGGAGCCGGTCATACCAACATTGAAGATCGGGCCTATGACAGCTCCAGCTCCGTCTCCTACACTCTGATCAAGGCAGGCCTTCTTAAAAGCCCCATCACCTCTGCAGGTTTCGCCAAATATGGCCAGGCAGGTGAAGGCCGTTTCATCACCGTCTGGGTGAAGCCTGGAGAACACGTGTTCATGACCGTCTGCGGTCTCCGTCTGGACACTTCCGGGGACAGTGCCAGCGAAGGTCCCCGCTGGCGCACCCAAAGCCGCAGCTACGAAGGATTCACCCCACGGCATCCTTTTGGGTTCTAA